One genomic region from Panicum virgatum strain AP13 unplaced genomic scaffold, P.virgatum_v5 scaffold_3273, whole genome shotgun sequence encodes:
- the LOC120694122 gene encoding NADH-ubiquinone oxidoreductase chain 3, with product MSEFAPIFIYLVISPLVSLIPLGVPFPFASNSSTYPEKLSAYECGFDPSGDARSRFDIRFYPVPILFIIPDPEVTFSFPWAVPPNKIDLFGSWSMMAFLLILTIGSLYEWKRGASDRE from the coding sequence ATGTCGGAATTTGCACCTATTTTTATCTATTTAGTGATCAGTCCGCTAGTTTCTTTGATTCCACTCGGTGTTCCTTTTCCATTTGCTTCCAATAGTTCGACCTATCCAGAAAAATTGTCGGCCTACGAATGTGGTTTCGATCCCTCCGGTGATGCCAGAAGTCGTTTCGATATACGATTTTATCCGGTTCCTATTTTATTTATTATCCCTGATCCGGAAgtcaccttttcttttccttgggCAGTACCTCCTAACAAGATTGATCTGTTTGGATCTTGGTCCATGATGGCCTTTTTATTGATTTTGACGATTGGATCTCTCTATGAATGGAAAAGGGGTGCTTCGGATCGGGAGTAA
- the LOC120694121 gene encoding ribosomal protein S12, mitochondrial, giving the protein MPTKNQLIRHGREEKRRTDRTRASDQCPQKQGVCLRVSTRTPKKPNSALRKIAKVRLSNRHDIFAHIPGEGHNSQEHSIVLVRGGRVKDSPGVKSHRIRGVKDLLGIPDRRKGRSKYGAERPKSK; this is encoded by the coding sequence ATGCCTACAAAAAATCAATTGATTCGTCATGGTAGAGAAGAAAAACGGCGCACGGACCGTACTCGAGCTTCGGATCAATGTCCCCAGAAGCAAGGAGTATGCCTGCGTGTTTCGACGAGAACACCGAAAAAACCTAATTCAGCTCTACGTAAGATAGCAAAAGTACGGTTGAGCAATCGACATGATATATTTGCTCACATTCCAGGCGAAGGTCATAATTCGCAGGAACATTCTATAGTCTTAGTCAGAGGAGGTAGAGTGAAAGATTCGCCAGGTGTGAAATCCCATCGTATTCGAGGAGTCAAGGATTTGCTGGGAATTCCGGATCGTAGAAAGGGAAGATCTAAATATGGTGCAGAAAGACCAAAATCGAAATGA
- the LOC120694120 gene encoding ribosomal protein S7, mitochondrial, translated as MGDFDGEQKELIKKLVNFRMIDGKRTRVRAIVYKTFHRLARTERDVIKLMVDAVDNIKPICEVVKVGVAGTIYDVPGIVARDRQQTLAIRWILGAAFKRRISYRISLEKCSFAEILDAYRKRGISRKRRKNLHGLASTNRSFAHFRWW; from the coding sequence ATGGGGGACTTTGATGGTGAGCAAAAAGAATTGATCAAGAAATTGGTAAACTTTCGCATGATCGATGGTAAAAGAACGAGAGTTCGTGCTATTGTTTATAAAACTTTTCACCGCCTAGCTCGAACTGAACGCGATGTAATCAAACTTATGGTTGACGCCGTAGATAATATAAAGCCAATATGCGAAGTGGTCAAAGTAGGAGTCGCAGGTACTATTTATGATGTTCCTGGGATTGTAGCCAGGGATCGTCAACAAACCTTAGCTATTCGTTGGATCCTTGGAGCAGCTTTCAAACGACGTATAAGCTACAGGATAAGCTTAGAGAAATGTTCATTTGCTGAGATACTGGATGCTTACCGAAAGAGGGGAATTTCACGTAAGAGAAGGAAGAATCTTCATGGACTGGCTTCCACCAATCGGAGTTTCGCGCATTTCAGATGGTGGTAA